From the Congzhengia minquanensis genome, the window CACTGCCGTTTAAAACGCCGCCGGAGAGCCTTGCAAAATGCACGCCGTCTGTAGAGGTCATCAGCCGGTATTCCACTGCTGCGCCCGTGTCATTTTCAACGCTTGCGGTTACTGTGCTGCCGCAGGAAAAATCGCCGCTGACCGAGGCATTTTTCAGTCCCGGCTCCGTAATCTGAATATCGTCAATGCAATAGCGCACTTCCTCTGTGTTTTCCCCGCCTAGCAAAGACAGCCCCAACAGGCAGGTGCTAGGAGCAGACGCAAGCGAAAACGGTATTTGATGCTCTGTCCACCCCTCTTGAAGCTGTACGGGTGTGAGCGCATTTACTGTTTCTTGTGTTCCGTCATAGGTTGAAACAGAGGGCGTTAAAACCGCCCCCGCGCTGTCCGATTTTGCGCGGAAGCTTAAACAATAATCCGTGTTGGGCTTTAGATAAATATTCTGGGCAATCCTGCCGTTTTCTCCGCTGTTCGCCGCCTGGGTCACCTGAATAAATGCATTTTGCTCCTCTGTCTGGTCCGCCGCGACAGCCCCGCTGCCGGCAGTCCACGCCTGCACCTGGGTGGTGCCATCGTAAACGGCTTTTGCTGCGAACCCATCGTCAAAGCTGCCGCCAAAGGGTACATTTAAGCGTTCTATTTTCAGTTCGTCCACGCAATAGTCTGCAATGACCTCGGTGTAACCATCGCCCTGGCCGGACATTCTGAAATAAAAAGACGGGCGGACAGACAGGGAATTCACCACATAGTTTTGTGCGTTTTTTGAGGGCCGAATTATGCATTCAAACTTCTGCCATTCCTCCGTTAACGGTTTGTCCACATTAATTTTTTGATACAATGTCATTTCTGAAGTGTCCGCCCCGGTAAAATCCAAATATCCTCTAAGATAATACTTTCCCGCGTTCTCTGATTTTCCGATTTTGGCGTACCACGTCAGCTTATAGGCCGTGGCCGGCATAACGGCAAGATTGGAATATTTCATGGAAGAATATTTGTCTTGAGCTTCCACATAGGCATATTTCGCCGTTTGGTTTGCCCCGCCGTTGTTTTTTACCGTAACGGCAGTTTTTGAAAACAGCGTATATTCCGGATTGTTAAAGTCAAAATTTGCGTTTAACACCACCGGCTCGTCAGAGGTTGTGCTATAAGCCGGCCTGCACACAAACTCATCCAGCATATATTCAATGTCTGTTGCCTTTGCACGATATTGAAAGTTACAATCTGTTCCAAACACCGGAGCCTGCGTTGAACCGGAAATGGTACAGTTTTCGCCAACAGTATAATTTGCATAGTAACGGTACCACCCGCCGCCCAAATCTTCTTTGTTTTTTAAATATGTAATATGATAGCCGCTATAGTTTTTTGACGGCACCAATGTTCCGCTTCCGTCATCTGTTAAACACCGGTAATACGACACTACATATCCGCCGTCTAAGGCGTTTATATTGTCTGCCGGCGGCTTGGCGCAAATGGAAAGTTCATAGGTTTCTCCCACCACAGAGCGGTTTCTGTCAAACTGCACCCCGCCCATGTTGTTTGCATTATTTTTCATTTTCACCGCGCCGCGGCTGCCGCCGAAGCCCTCGGCAACCCAAGTCTTTTCTGCGGAGTAAATGGCAGTGCCGGAGGCTTGTGGGGTTTCAAAGTCTGCATACAAAAAATCTGACACAAAATAATCTTCCGCCCCCGCAATGGATATGCAGGACATCAACAGCACCACAGCCGCCAACCATAAACAAAAAACTTTTTTCATGTTCCCTCTCCTTTTCTCACAATGATATAATTTTATCTTCTTCCCAGGAACGGTAGGCCGCTTCCATAAACTCTGTCAGTGCCACAGCCTCGTCAATGCCATATAGCTTATTTTCCGTGTTGTTTAAAATGCTTGAAATCCAATATGCAATGGGGCGCTCTAAGGTCAGCTCCAAATGTTCTTCCGTCACCCACTCTTTGTTTGATGCTTCGTTTTTATAGCGGAAGCCATCCTGCACATGGATATATCCCTTCGTGCCGCTAATTTCCAGCGTAAACGGGTCGCAATATGACACGAACCCGGTTTCCGAAACGCCAATTGCACCGTTTTCAAAACTCATTACACTAACGGCGTTGTCCTCAACGCCGCGGCCGGTTACCTGTGTAAAGGCCGATGCCATTTTTTGAGGCGTTCCCAAAAACCACTCTAAAAGATACATGGGGTGCGCACCCAAATCCATCATGGCACCGCCGCCGCAAAGGGTTTTGTCATAAAAATAGTCCGGCAGCCAGCCTAAAATGCTTCCCCCATGAACGTTTCTAACCCGCATATAGGTCACCTGGCCGATTTCGCCGCCGTCTACCATTTTCTTAGCTTGAAGCACGCCGGCCATGGTTTTGTGAGGCAGAGAGATGGTAAAATGAATGTTGTTTTTCACAACCGCTTCCCGAATTTTTTCAGCGTCACTTTTGGAAAAGGCCAAAACCTTTTCGGTGTAAATGTGCTTTTTCGCATTTGCGGCTTTCATTAACAGCTGCGGGTGCAAATTTGTTGAGGATACCACCGCCACTCCGTCGATTTCCGGGTTTGCCAATAGCGCATCATAATCCTCATAAAAATCACAGCCCAGCGCCGAAGCCCACTGCTCCCCACGGGATATGTCGTCGTCCCACACCGCGGCAATTTTCACACCGGGCGTTTCCCCAATCTCCTTGGCATACTGGTCGGCATGCACATGCCACCGGCTTACCATTGCAATGTTCAGCATAGTTTCACTCCTTTTCCTGTTTTGTTTTCCACCTTATTCCCAATTCAATGTCGTTTAAAAGTGCGCCGTCGGCAGACAGCGACTGAATAAAATCTAAAGACTCCGGGCTCCCGTTCATGGAACTTGTTTCGTCCGTGCACGATAAATCCCGGCACATTACCCAAACCTTAACATCATACTTCATTTTCACATCCATAGGCTTTATTTCACTTAGCCACGGCTCCCAAAGCCGAATGATGCCCGCGCCGTTTTCCACAAATTCGCCGATATTGTGATAATCCGGCATAAATGCCAACACGTTTTCCTTTGAAAACGCCGTGCTGATTTTGTTTGCCGCCTGGGGACTCACCACGCCGCAGATAAACGGCAGGCCGGATTTTTCCAGCATGTTAACAAACCCGTCGTCTAACGTTTCAAACTTAATGTGAAGTAAAATCGGCGTCTTTTCCCGATACCGGCGGGCAAGCTCTTCAAAGGTTAAAAGCGCGTAGTTCTTTTCCGCAAGCTTTTCCTTCATTTCGCAGTATGTAAGATCTTTTACTAAAATGGGTTCCCCTGTCAGGCGCTCTAAACTGTCATCATGGAAAATAACGAACACGCCGTCTGACGTTTGTCTGATGTCGCATTCTGTAGCAGAGGCACCGATGTGCGCGGCATATTCCAAGCTCTCCACCGAATTTTCCTGCTTTACCAGCGATGCACCCCTGTGTGCAATTAAATCCATTATTTTCATCCTTTCGTCGTTCCTTACCGTTATTATACGCTAAATTCAGTCTGTTTTCAACCGCCAAATTAAAAAACGCTTCCTATTTTTTCAAATAGGAAACGTTTCGTTTATTGCGGCAGGCTCCACACAATTTGTTTAATCGCAGAACCGCCGTTCGTTTCTTCATAAAAGTTTTCCCAGCTTTCCTCCCGCTCATAAAAAACGGTGAGAATGGTTCCGTCCTTTCGTTCAACCGAGGCCGGATATCCCAAATCTAAGGAACTAGCCCCGTCATAGAGCACATAATCTGTGTCCCAGTTTTCTCCGCCGTCATAGCTTATCATGGCTTTAATGCCAAAAGGCTTTTTTCGGTATCCATAAACCGAAACCAACGCGCCGGAGGAATGTTTCATCAGGTGGGCCGGCGCGCCGCCTGTGTCAGATAAAATCTGCCGGGGCTTTGAAAACGTTTTTCCGCCGTCTGACGATTCGCTCTGAAAAATTGTAAACATGCCGCCGTCTTCACTCTGCTTTTCGTTTTGCACACGAATATGGACAATGATTTTTCCGCCAATGTCAATTGCCGCCGGCTCGCAGGATAGCACGCCTGGAATTGCTTCAATTGCAGAAACAAACTCAAATTCCCCGTTCACAAACTTGTGGCACTCAATCCTGTCTTCCTTTTGCGCAATACCATCTGACGCAGAACGGCCCACATATAAAATGTCTCCGTTTTCCAAAAGGCAGGGGCCGTGGGGTGCGGTCACAGGCGAAAAACCGATGTCGCCGAACGTGACACCATTGTCATTGCTGATTACATATGTATAGCCCAAATATCTGCTTTCTGCTTTCTTTGCGTCAATGCCTGCCAGATAGCCTTCAACCAGCCTCTGTTCCGGGCTTCCCTGCTCCCGCATTTTGTTGGTATTTTGCTGAAACGCCACAGTGTTGTTAAATGAGGTAATCATTACGCTGCTATCGCCAAACGGCAAAATTCCGGCATCCCTGTCGTCTAACGGAGTGTCTATCACCACACAAGGACTGCTCCACGTTTTGCCGTCGTCAGTACTTTTCGCCATAACCACCTTTCCAAAAGGGCATACATGGCCAATGCGAAAGCCCGAACACACAGCGGCAAGAGTTCCGTCATGAAGACGCGCCACCGACGGCCAGGCAAAATAATTAAATTTAGAATCGGGGTTTTGAATAATTGTTTTCATTTCATGAACAAACACTTTTTTCATGTTTGAAAACCGCCTTTCTTCAAGTTTACTTTTATTATATACGGCCGCTCCCCGCTTTGCAACTGCCGCAAAGGACAAAAACGAATTACTTTTGTCCCTTTTCATCACACCAGTTGATAAATTTCTATATTTTTTGACAAAAAGGCTTGAAAAAATGAAATTCATATGATATTATCACAATTGTAGTGATGAAAAAAAACTACAAAAATAAAAAAGGAGAGGTTGTTATGGAAATAGGAAATGTAAATGGTGAATTTGGCGGAATGCAGGCCGCGCCGCAGTCTGGTAAGAAAAAAATAATTTTGGTTATTGCCGTTCTTGTCGGGGGACTTCTCGTAGGCACATTATGTGGATATTTCGCTGGTGTAAATGCGAAAATAAATGCACAGTTACTGGCTGAACGCCAGGCTCAGGATGAACAGATTAATACCAAAAAAGAAGAACTTTCAAATCTTGAAAACGAAATTAAAGATAAAAGCGGCGTTATTTCAGCCGCAAAGGAATATGAAACAAATAAAGCCACATTAGATGAAAAAATTGCAGAAAAAACTTCCACGGTGGAGAATCTGGATTCGCAGATCAGCGCAAAGCAGAGCGAATTAGACATCCTGACAGGAAATGTGGTGAAAGCTAAAAGTGAACCAAAGGTACTGCCGGCCGGTGAATATACCGTCGGCGTAGATATTCCGGCCGGCAGGTACAGCGTGTCTGGTTCGCGCAACTTTTTTGCGTGGGACAAATCAGGTTCTTTAAAGGTCAATACCATCCTCGGAAATTCCAGTATTGGTGTTGGAGATTATGTCTGCTCTTTGGGGGATGGATATCGCATCGAATGTGCTGCAAAGACCACATTTACTCCAATCCAATAAAAAAGAAAGAAGCAAGACGGTCGCACCTTTTAGTGCGGCCGTCTTTTTGTATCTTGAAAAACAACGCGGGGCGCAATAAGCGCCCCGCGTTTATGATACCGCTCTGCGAATCAGCTCCGGCGGCGTTTGGTGCAGCAGTTTAACCGCAGCTTCGTTGTTAAACACCCAATCCAAAAGGTTGGACTTTTCTATCACCAGCGGCATGCGGTTGTGCACGTCCGCTATAGATTCGTTGGGTTCAGTGGTTAAAATTACATACTTTTTTGCGCCGTTAAACTCACCAAAAATTCCCGCCATGTATAAAGCGCTTTTCTCCGGCAGGGTGAACAAGAACTTTTGTTTGGTTTTGTCGTGCTTCCACTCGTAAAAGCCCGAGCTGGGAATAACACACCGCCGCTCTATCACCGCTTTTTGAAACATTTTTTTCTCCAACGCCGTTTCTGCCCGCGCATTGATAATCACACCGCTTCTGCCTCCAAACTGCGGAAATCCCCACGACATAACCTCCGGAGTCAGGGAATTGCCCCTTGAAACAAGCACCGGGGCGCTGTTCGTAGGAAAAATTTCGCCTGTATGAAACACCTGGCCGTTTAACGCGTTTAAAATCTCAAATAAATTGTCGTCATCGCTATCAAAATTATATCTTCCGCACATACAAAACCACCTCTCTTTCAGTATATCCGAAAAATAAAAAAATCACAAGATTTTTTTCAGTTCCTGTAAAACAAAACCAATATCCCCGTTAATACAGAGGGCCCTGTCTGCA encodes:
- a CDS encoding alpha/beta hydrolase family protein, giving the protein MKKVFCLWLAAVVLLMSCISIAGAEDYFVSDFLYADFETPQASGTAIYSAEKTWVAEGFGGSRGAVKMKNNANNMGGVQFDRNRSVVGETYELSICAKPPADNINALDGGYVVSYYRCLTDDGSGTLVPSKNYSGYHITYLKNKEDLGGGWYRYYANYTVGENCTISGSTQAPVFGTDCNFQYRAKATDIEYMLDEFVCRPAYSTTSDEPVVLNANFDFNNPEYTLFSKTAVTVKNNGGANQTAKYAYVEAQDKYSSMKYSNLAVMPATAYKLTWYAKIGKSENAGKYYLRGYLDFTGADTSEMTLYQKINVDKPLTEEWQKFECIIRPSKNAQNYVVNSLSVRPSFYFRMSGQGDGYTEVIADYCVDELKIERLNVPFGGSFDDGFAAKAVYDGTTQVQAWTAGSGAVAADQTEEQNAFIQVTQAANSGENGRIAQNIYLKPNTDYCLSFRAKSDSAGAVLTPSVSTYDGTQETVNALTPVQLQEGWTEHQIPFSLASAPSTCLLGLSLLGGENTEEVRYCIDDIQITEPGLKNASVSGDFSCGSTVTASVENDTGAAVEYRLMTSTDGVHFARLSGGVLNGSAVSYTISDSDAGAFLRFDFFAVSGGAVSNLVSTQPREVTGTRVYFITDDFDTAETLSARAVIKNKALEGKNMTLILAVYGRKNTLISVTSKPLSGAETAAGEAEISADKPAGAMSAKVFLWEDFKTVTPYTESAEITAGLSLEQIVDTLQAKAVTKTPEYEVVNTIETGYDDVSAILFEGLPHKGENTQVFAYMGVPKTASAVNQVPAVVLIHGNASRLYPSWVKSWVDKGYAAIACYMVDRNTDLDPDVVYNMGARQPSGYYTDIDQPLQDQYMYQAVAKPILAKNLLASLPEVNENAIGITGISNGSMITSYAIGVDPGFAFAVPVYNSGYLNEGGVNKGLSGKRLLWDAKNVLSNVKIPTLFINGNAANMYAIDQNTKSALDVENSVISYKYGLTHSQPAGEAVPEIFTFADSVVRGGPRFTEVGRVSVEGNTASFSFKTENNISKIRLVYNISGISYDGSTSKTVWEQPKEITVPQNKTVTLTLPSGTKGFYFELTDDACGVVTTEYVELETAVQ
- a CDS encoding sialidase family protein, producing the protein MKKVFVHEMKTIIQNPDSKFNYFAWPSVARLHDGTLAAVCSGFRIGHVCPFGKVVMAKSTDDGKTWSSPCVVIDTPLDDRDAGILPFGDSSVMITSFNNTVAFQQNTNKMREQGSPEQRLVEGYLAGIDAKKAESRYLGYTYVISNDNGVTFGDIGFSPVTAPHGPCLLENGDILYVGRSASDGIAQKEDRIECHKFVNGEFEFVSAIEAIPGVLSCEPAAIDIGGKIIVHIRVQNEKQSEDGGMFTIFQSESSDGGKTFSKPRQILSDTGGAPAHLMKHSSGALVSVYGYRKKPFGIKAMISYDGGENWDTDYVLYDGASSLDLGYPASVERKDGTILTVFYEREESWENFYEETNGGSAIKQIVWSLPQ
- a CDS encoding Gfo/Idh/MocA family protein, coding for MLNIAMVSRWHVHADQYAKEIGETPGVKIAAVWDDDISRGEQWASALGCDFYEDYDALLANPEIDGVAVVSSTNLHPQLLMKAANAKKHIYTEKVLAFSKSDAEKIREAVVKNNIHFTISLPHKTMAGVLQAKKMVDGGEIGQVTYMRVRNVHGGSILGWLPDYFYDKTLCGGGAMMDLGAHPMYLLEWFLGTPQKMASAFTQVTGRGVEDNAVSVMSFENGAIGVSETGFVSYCDPFTLEISGTKGYIHVQDGFRYKNEASNKEWVTEEHLELTLERPIAYWISSILNNTENKLYGIDEAVALTEFMEAAYRSWEEDKIISL
- a CDS encoding glycerophosphodiester phosphodiesterase, with the protein product MDLIAHRGASLVKQENSVESLEYAAHIGASATECDIRQTSDGVFVIFHDDSLERLTGEPILVKDLTYCEMKEKLAEKNYALLTFEELARRYREKTPILLHIKFETLDDGFVNMLEKSGLPFICGVVSPQAANKISTAFSKENVLAFMPDYHNIGEFVENGAGIIRLWEPWLSEIKPMDVKMKYDVKVWVMCRDLSCTDETSSMNGSPESLDFIQSLSADGALLNDIELGIRWKTKQEKE
- a CDS encoding SOS response-associated peptidase, translating into MCGRYNFDSDDDNLFEILNALNGQVFHTGEIFPTNSAPVLVSRGNSLTPEVMSWGFPQFGGRSGVIINARAETALEKKMFQKAVIERRCVIPSSGFYEWKHDKTKQKFLFTLPEKSALYMAGIFGEFNGAKKYVILTTEPNESIADVHNRMPLVIEKSNLLDWVFNNEAAVKLLHQTPPELIRRAVS